A genomic segment from Neodiprion lecontei isolate iyNeoLeco1 chromosome 1, iyNeoLeco1.1, whole genome shotgun sequence encodes:
- the LOC107222815 gene encoding collagen alpha-2(IV) chain isoform X3: protein MHGRNKAALCTLVIAALVLQITKAQTDSEGEELVYDISDTQKTQYLNQNFDTSAYNYGYEVSPDGQFHHEVHGPDGVTYGCYGYVNPFGKLTATFYLSDGWGYRIVRPGDNVELFLHKHEHHENHEHGDHDDDGHDHEDHHNHHDHHGILTAWKDLYFPPVCGQFESTNEKPITFQPGRPTIPNAPSQGGDGEPSRPVGFPARPGTPGSPGTAAQPGYPGTPGRPGTPDTPAIPAQPGYPGTPGRPGTPGTPAIPAQPGYPGTPGRPGTPGTPAIPAQPGYPGTPGRPGTPGTPAIPAQPGYPGTPGRPGTPGTPAIPAQPGYPGTPGRPGTPGTPAIPAQPGYPGTPGRPGTPGTPAIPAQPGYPGTPGRPGTPGTPAIPAQPGYPGTPGRPGTPGTPAIPAQPGYPGTPGRPGTPGTPAIPAQPGYPGTPGKPGTPGTPAIPAQPGYPGTPGRPGTPGTPAIPAQPGYPGTPGRPGTPGTPAIPAQPGYPGTPGRPGTPGTPAIPAQPGYPGTPGRPGTPGTPAIPAQPGYPGTPGRPGTPGTPAIPAQPGYPGTPGRPGTPGTPAIPAQPGYPGTPGRPGTPGTPAIPAQPGYPGTPGRPGTPGTPAIPAQPGYPGTPGRPGTPGTPAIPAQPGYPGTPGRPGTPGTPAIPAQPGYPGTPGRPGTPGTPAIPAQPGYPGTPGRPGTPGTPAIPAQPGYPGTPGRPGTPGTPAIPAQPGYPGTPGRPGTPGTPAIPAQPGYPGTPGRPGTPGTPAIPAQPGYPGTPGRPGTPGTPAIPAQPGYPGTPGKPGTPGTPAIPAQPGYPGTPGRPGTPGTPAIPAQPGYPGTPGRPGTPGTPAIPAQPGYPGTPGRPGTPGTPAIPAQPGYPGTPGRPGTPGTPAIPAQPGYPGTPGRPGTPGTPAIPAQPGYPGTPGRPGTPGTPAIPAQPGYPGTPGRPGTPGTPAIPAQPGYPGTPGRPGTPGTPAIPAQPGYPGTPGRPGTPGTPAIPAQPGYPGTPGRPGTPGTPAIPAQPGYPGTPGRPGTPGTPAIPAQPGYPGTPGRPGTPGTPAIPAQPGYPGTPGRPGTPGTPAIPAQPGYPGTPGKPGTPGTPAIPAQPGYPGTPGRPGTPGTPAIPAQPGYPGTPGRPGTPGTPAIPAQPGYPGTPGRPGTPGTPAIPAQPGYPGTPGRPGTPGTPAIPAQPGYPGTPGRPGTPGTPAIPAQPGYPGTPGRPGTPGTPAIPAQPGYPGTPGRPGTPGTPAIPAQPGYPGTPGRPGTPGTPAIPAQPGYPGTPGRPGTPGTPAIPAQPGYPGTPGRPGTPGTPAIPAQPGYPGTPGRPGTPGTPAIPAQPGYPGTPGRPGTPGTPAIPAQPGYPGTPGRPGTPGTPAIPAQPGYPGTPGRPGTPGTPAIPAQPGYPGTPGRPGTPGTPAIPAQPGYPGTPGRPGTPGTPAIPAQPGYPGTPGRPGTPGTPAIPAQPGYPGTPGRPGTPGTPAIPAQPGYPGTPGIPGTPGTPAIPAQPGYPGTPGRPGTPGTPAIPAQPGYPGTPGRPGTPGTPAIPAQPGYPGTPGKPGTPGTPAIPAQPGYPGTPGRPGTPGTPAIPAQPGYPGTPGKPGTPGTPAIPAQPGYPGTPGRPGTPGTPAIPAQPGYPGTPGKPGTPGTPAIPAQPGYPGIPGRPGTPGTPAIPAQPGYPGTPGRPGTPGTPAIPAQPGYPGTPGRPGTPGTPAIPAQPGYPGTPGRPGTPGTPAIPAQPGYPGTPGRPGTPGTPAIPAQPGYPGIPGRPGTPGTPAIPAQPGYPGTPGRPGTPGTPAIPAQPGYPGTPGRPGTPGTPAIPAQPGYPGTPGRPGTPGTPAIPAQPGYPGTPGRPGTPGTPAIPAQPGYPGTPGRPGTPGTPAIPAQPGYPGTPGRPGTPGTPAIPAQPGYPGTPGRPGTPGTPAIPAQPGYPGTPGRPGTPGTPAIPAQPGYPGTPGRPGTPGTPAIPAQPGYPGTPGRPGTPGTPAIPAQPGYPGTPGRPGTPGTPAIPAQPGYPGTPGRPGTPGTPAIPAQPGYPGTPGRPGTPGTPAIPAQPGYPGTPGRPGTPGTPAIPAQPGYPGTPGRPGTPGTPAILAQPGYPGTPGRPGTPGTPAIPAQPGYPGTPGRPGTPGTPAIPAQPGYPGTPGRPGTPGTPAIPAQPGYPGSPGRPGTPGTPAIPAQPGYPGTPGRPGTPGTPAIPAQPGYPGKPGTPGTPAIPAQPGYPGSPGYPGYPGYPSYPEPGYPGYPGYPGYPEPGTQPEPGYPGYPGYPGAPNGPIGGIGPEGPVGGIGGDGGIGGDGGVGGEGGVGPDGPDGPWPTGPPGPDGPWPGDPDYVPRAQPTQRPSYFNKQNVPYTPITAGSFIESKYPESKKLTSDSMYNSPTRQLSSANGNSEDAAGQARIPNSAEQSQ from the exons CACCACGAAAATCATGAACACGGTGACCACGACGATGATGGGCACGATCACGAAGATCATCACAATCATCATGATCATCATGGCATTCTGACAGCGTGGAAGGATCTATATTTCCCTCCAGTTTGTGGCCAATTTGAAAGCACGAATGAAAAACCCATCACATTCCAACCCGGTCGACCGACGATACCAAACG CGCCGTCGCAAGGTGGTGATGGGGAACCATCTCGTCCCGTGGGATTTCCTGCTAGACCTGGAACACCAGGCTCACCGGGGACTGCTGCACAACCCGGATACCCAGGCACACCCGGCAGGCCCGGAACTCCAGATACACCGGCAATTCCAGCTCAACCAGGATATCCTGGCACACCTGGCAGACCTGGCACCCCTGGTACTCCGGCAATCCCAGCTCAACCAGGGTACCCAGGCACACCCGGCAGACCTGGCACACCTGGTACTCCAGCAATCCCAGCTCAACCAGGATACCCCGGCACACCCGGTAGACCTGGCACCCCCGGTACTCCGGCAATCCCAGCTCAACCGGGATACCCCGGCACACCCGGTAGACCCGGAACGCCAGGAACACCGGCAATCCCAGCTCAACCAGGATACCCCGGCACACCCGGCAGACCTGGCACCCCCGGTACTCCAGCAATCCCAGCACAACCGGGATACCCCGGCACACCCGGCAGACCTGGCACCCCTGGTACTCCGGCAATCCCAGCTCAACCAGGATACCCCGGCACACCCGGCAGACCCGGAACTCCAGGAACACCGGCAATTCCAGCTCAACCAGGATACCCCGGCACACCCGGCAGACCTGGCACCCCTGGTACTCCGGCAATCCCAGCTCAACCAGGGTACCCAGGCACACCCGGCAGACCTGGCACACCTGGTACTCCAGCAATCCCAGCTCAACCGGGATACCCCGGCACACCCGGTAAACCCGGAACTCCAGGAACACCAGCGATTCCAGCTCAACCAGGATACCCCGGCACACCCGGCAGACCTGGCACCCCTGGTACTCCAGCAATCCCAGCTCAACCAGGATACCCCGGCACACCCGGCAGACCCGGAACGCCAGGAACACCGGCAATCCCAGCTCAACCAGGATACCCCGGCACACCCGGTAGACCTGGCACCCCCGGTACTCCGGCAATCCCAGCTCAACCGGGATATCCAGGCACACCCGGCAGACCCGGAACTCCAGGAACACCGGCAATTCCAGCTCAACCAGGATACCCCGGCACACCCGGCAGACCGGGCACCCCTGGTACTCCAGCGATCCCAGCTCAACCAGGATACCCCGGCACACCCGGCAGACCCGGAACTCCAGGAACACCGGCAATTCCAGCTCAACCAGGATACCCCGGCACACCCGGCAGACCGGGCACCCCTGGTACTCCAGCGATCCCAGCTCAACCAGGATACCCTGGCACACCTGGCAGACCTGGCACCCCTGGTACTCCGGCAATCCCAGCTCAACCAGGATACCCTGGCACACCCGGCAGACCTGGAACGCCAGGAACACCGGCAATTCCAGCTCAACCAGGATACCCCGGCACACCCGGCAGACCGGGCACCCCTGGTACTCCAGCGATCCCAGCTCAACCAGGATACCCTGGCACACCTGGCAGACCTGGCACCCCTGGTACTCCGGCAATCCCAGCTCAACCAGGATACCCTGGCACACCCGGCAGACCTGGAACGCCAGGAACACCGGCAATCCCAGCTCAACCGGGATACCCCGGCACACCCGGTAGACCCGGAACGCCAGGAACACCGGCAATCCCAGCTCAACCAGGATACCCCGGCACACCCGGCAGACCCGGAACTCCAGGAACACCGGCAATCCCAGCTCAACCAGGATACCCCGGCACACCCGGTAGACCTGGCACCCCCGGTACTCCGGCAATCCCAGCTCAACCGGGATACCCCGGCACACCCGGTAGACCCGGAACGCCAGGAACACCGGCAATTCCAGCTCAACCAGGATACCCCGGCACACCCGGTAAACCCGGAACGCCAGGAACACCGGCAATCCCAGCTCAACCAGGATACCCCGGCACACCCGGCAGACCTGGCACCCCCGGTACTCCAGCAATCCCAGCTCAACCGGGATACCCCGGCACACCCGGCAGACCTGGCACCCCTGGTACTCCAGCAATCCCAGCTCAACCAGGATACCCAGGCACACCCGGCAGACCTGGCACACCTGGTACTCCGGCAATCCCAGCTCAACCGGGATATCCAGGCACACCCGGCAGACCGGGCACCCCTGGTACTCCAGCGATCCCAGCTCAACCAGGATACCCTGGCACACCTGGCAGACCTGGCACCCCTGGTACTCCGGCAATCCCAGCTCAACCAGGATACCCAGGCACACCCGGCAGACCTGGCACCCCTGGTACTCCAGCGATCCCAGCTCAACCAGGATATCCCGGCACACCCGGCAGACCTGGCACCCCTGGTACTCCGGCAATTCCAGCTCAACCAGGATACCCCGGCACACCCGGCAGACCGGGCACCCCTGGTACTCCAGCGATCCCAGCTCAACCAGGATACCCTGGCACACCTGGCAGACCTGGCACCCCTGGTACTCCGGCAATCCCAGCTCAACCAGGATACCCAGGCACACCCGGCAGACCTGGAACGCCAGGAACACCGGCAATCCCAGCTCAACCGGGATACCCCGGCACACCCGGTAGACCCGGAACGCCAGGAACACCGGCAATCCCAGCTCAACCAGGATACCCCGGCACACCCGGCAGACCCGGAACTCCAGGAACACCGGCAATCCCAGCTCAACCAGGATACCCCGGCACACCCGGTAGACCTGGCACCCCCGGTACTCCGGCAATCCCAGCTCAACCAGGATACCCCGGCACACCCGGTAAACCCGGAACGCCAGGAACACCGGCAATCCCAGCTCAACCAGGATACCCAGGCACACCCGGCAGACCTGGCACACCTGGTACTCCGGCAATCCCAGCTCAACCGGGATATCCAGGCACACCCGGCAGACCGGGCACCCCTGGTACTCCAGCGATCCCAGCTCAACCAGGATACCCTGGCACACCTGGCAGACCTGGCACCCCTGGTACTCCGGCAATCCCAGCTCAACCAGGATACCCAGGCACACCCGGCAGACCTGGCACACCTGGTACTCCGGCAATCCCAGCTCAACCGGGATATCCAGGCACACCCGGCAGACCTGGCACCCCTGGTACTCCGGCAATCCCAGCTCAACCAGGATACCCTGGCACACCTGGCAGACCTGGCACCCCTGGTACTCCGGCAATCCCAGCTCAACCAGGATACCCCGGCACACCCGGCAGACCCGGAACTCCAGGAACACCGGCAATTCCAGCTCAACCAGGATACCCCGGCACACCCGGCAGACCGGGCACCCCTGGTACTCCAGCGATCCCAGCTCAACCAGGATACCCCGGCACACCCGGCAGACCTGGCACCCCTGGTACTCCGGCAATCCCAGCTCAACCAGGGTACCCAGGCACACCCGGCAGACCTGGTACCCCTGGTACTCCAGCAATCCCAGCTCAACCGGGATACCCCGGCACACCCGGCAGACCTGGAACGCCAGGAACACCGGCAATCCCAGCTCAACCAGGATACCCCGGCACACCCGGCAGACCTGGTACCCCTGGTACTCCAGCAATCCCAGCTCAACCGGGATACCCCGGCACACCCGGCAGACCTGGAACGCCAGGAACACCGGCAATCCCAGCTCAACCAGGATACCCCGGCACACCCGGTAGACCTGGCACCCCCGGTACTCCGGCAATCCCAGCTCAACCGGGATACCCCGGCACACCCGGTAGACCCGGAACGCCAGGAACACCGGCAATTCCAGCTCAACCGGGATACCCCGGCACACCCGGTAGACCCGGAACGCCAGGAACACCGGCAATCCCAGCTCAACCAGGATACCCCGGCACACCCGGCAGACCCGGAACTCCAGGAACACCGGCAATTCCAGCTCAACCAGGATACCCCGGCACACCCGGTAGACCTGGCACCCCCGGTACTCCGGCAATCCCAGCTCAACCAGGATACCCCGGCACACCCGGTATACCCGGAACTCCAGGAACACCGGCAATTCCAGCTCAACCAGGATACCCCGGCACACCCGGCAGACCTGGCACCCCTGGTACTCCGGCAATCCCAGCTCAACCAGGGTACCCAGGCACACCCGGCAGACCTGGCACCCCTGGTACTCCAGCAATCCCAGCTCAACCGGGATACCCCGGCACACCCGGTAAACCCGGAACTCCAGGAACACCAGCGATTCCAGCTCAACCAGGATACCCCGGCACACCCGGTAGACCTGGCACCCCCGGTACTCCGGCAATCCCAGCTCAACCAGGATACCCCGGCACACCCGGTAAACCCGGAACTCCAGGAACACCAGCGATTCCAGCTCAACCAGGATACCCCGGCACACCCGGTAGACCTGGCACCCCCGGTACTCCGGCAATCCCAGCTCAACCAGGATACCCCGGCACACCCGGTAAACCCGGAACTCCAGGAACACCAGCAATTCCAGCTCAACCAGGATACCCAGGCATACCCGGCAGACCTGGAACGCCAGGAACACCGGCGATCCCAGCTCAACCAGGATACCCAGGCACACCCGGCAGACCTGGAACGCCAGGAACACCGGCAATCCCAGCTCAACCAGGATACCCTGGCACACCCGGCAGACCTGGAACGCCAGGAACACCGGCAATCCCAGCTCAACCAGGATACCCTGGCACACCCGGTAGACCCGGAACTCCAGGAACACCGGCAATCCCAGCTCAACCAGGATACCCTGGCACACCCGGTAGACCCGGAACTCCAGGAACACCGGCAATTCCAGCTCAACCAGGATACCCAGGCATACCCGGCAGACCTGGAACGCCAGGAACACCGGCTATTCCAGCTCAACCAGGATACCCCGGCACACCCGGCAGACCTGGCACCCCTGGTACTCCAGCGATCCCAGCTCAACCAGGATACCCCGGCACACCTGGCAGACCTGGCACCCCTGGTACCCCGGCAATCCCAGCTCAACCAGGATACCCTGGCACACCCGGTAGACCCGGAACTCCAGGAACACCGGCAATCCCAGCTCAACCAGGATACCCTGGCACACCCGGTAGACCCGGAACTCCAGGAACACCGGCAATCCCAGCTCAACCAGGATACCCCGGCACACCCGGTAGACCCGGAACTCCAGGAACACCGGCAATTCCAGCTCAACCAGGATACCCAGGCACACCCGGCAGACCTGGCACACCTGGTACTCCGGCAATCCCAGCTCAACCAGGATACCCTGGCACACCCGGTAGACCTGGCACACCTGGTACACCGGCAATCCCAGCTCAACCAGGATACCCTGGCACACCCGGTAGACCCGGAACTCCAGGAACACCTGCAATTCCAGCTCAACCAGGATACCCTGGCACACCCGGTAGACCCGGAACTCCAGGAACACCGGCAATTCCAGCTCAACCAGGATACCCCGGCACACCCGGTAGACCCGGAACTCCAGGAACACCGGCAATTCCAGCTCAACCAGGATACCCCGGCACACCCGGTAGACCCGGAACTCCAGGAACACCGGCAATTCCAGCTCAACCAGGATACCCCGGCACACCTGGCAGACCTGGCACCCCTGGTACTCCGGCAATCCCAGCTCAACCAGGATACCCTGGCACACCCGGCAGACCTGGCACCCCTGGTACTCCGGCAATCCCAGCTCAACCAGGATACCCTGGCACACCCGGCAGACCTGGCACCCCTGGTACTCCGGCAATCCCAGCTCAACCAGGATACCCCGGCACACCTGGCAGACCTGGCACCCCTGGTACCCCGGCAATCCTAGCTCAACCAGGATACCCTGGCACACCTGGCAGACCTGGCACCCCTGGTACTCCGGCAATCCCAGCTCAACCAGGATACCCTGGCACACCCGGCAGACCTGGAACCCCTGGTACTCCGGCAATCCCAGCTCAACCAGGATACCCTGGCACACCCGGCAGACCTGGCACCCCTGGTACTCCGGCAATCCCAGCTCAACCAGGATACCCTGGCTCACCCGGTAGACCCGGAACTCCAGGAACACCAGCAATTCCAGCTCAACCAGGATACCCCGGCACACCCGGTAGACCCGGAACTCCAGGAACACCGGCAATTCCCGCTCAACCGGGATATCCCG GAAAACCTGGAACTCCGGGAACACCCGCGATTCCAGCCCAACCTGGATATCCTGGCAGTCCTG GCTATCCTGGTTACCCTGGCTATCCTAGCTATCCAGAGCCTGGTTATCCCGGTTATCCCGGCTATCCCGGCTATCCAGAGCCAGGTACACAACCGGAACCTGGATATCCTGGCTATCCTGGTTACCCTGGGGCACCAAACGGTCCGATTGGCGGAATAGGGCCTGAAGGGCCTGTAGGTGGTATCGGCGGCGACGGTGGCATTGGAGGTGATGGCGGCGTTGGCGGCGAAGGTGGCGTTGGGCCCGACGGTCCGGATGGTCCTTGGCCAACAGGTCCCCCAGGGCCAGATGGACCGTGGCCTGGTGATCCAGACTATGTTCCTCGAGCACAACCTACACAGCGTCCATCGTATTTCAACAAACAGAACGTTCCATACACTCCCATCACTGCCGGATCTTTTATCGAATCGAAATATCCAGAATCCAAAAAACTCACATCCGATTCTATGTATAATTCTCCAACTAGGCAGCTCAGCTCCGCAAATGGAAACTCCGAAG ACGCAGCAGGTCAAGCAAGGATTCCAAATTCCGCCGAACAGAGTCAATGA